AAGATGACGGGAACCAAGGCGATTCCCAGCGCGAGCAGGGCCGGACGGCGGACCTGGATGTCGGGCAGGCGGTTTCGATTGCTGAAGCCGCCGTTGGACGCCCCCCCGGCCCAGCTCACCGACAGGGCCACGATCAAGAAGATCCACAACAGGTCAAGCAATGCGCCGAGCATCTGCGCGTCTCCCATCAATGGTTGGGGCTGAAATGCCTCTCCTGAAGATTGATTCCCGCCCCGGCAGGCCTCTCCCCTCTGAGGGCGAATGCGGGCCGCGCCAGTTGGCAACAAAATCTACACATCCGGCCCTTGCCCCCGGGCGGCATTGCTGTTACACTTCGCCCGGACGCGAAGACAACGGAACGCGCCCCGCCTCACACATGATCACATTCACACTCATCACCGTCGTCCTTCTGGGACTGGCCTTTGACTACGTAAACGGATTCCACGACTCGGCGAACTCCATCGCCACCGTGGTGACCACCCGCGCCCTTTCCCCGAGAAACGCGGTGATCATGGCGGCCATCCTGAACTTCATCGGGGCCTTCATGTTCGAAGGTGTTGCCAAGACCGTGAGCAAGGGCATCGTCGAAGCCCACCTGGTTGACAACCAGGCCATCATCCTCACGGCCCTGGTGGGCGCCATCACGTGGAACCTGCTCACCTGGTGGTGGGGGCTGCCGTCCTCGTCTTCCCACGCCCTCGTGGGGGGGCTTGTGGGGTCCGCCCTGGTCTTTCGCGGATTCAACGCGGTCATGTGGTACGATGGCGTGTGGAAGAAGGTGCTGCTGCCGGGACTCGTGAGCCCCTGCCTCGGCCTCTTCGGCGGGTTCCTCGTCATGGCCGCCATCATGTGGATCTTTCGGCGGGCTCGTCCGCACGAAATGACCGTGGGGTTCAGATACGGTCAGCTCTTCTCGGCGTCGGCCCTCTCCCTGGCCCACGGCACAAACGACGCCCAGAAGGTGATGGGCATCATCACCCTCGCCCTCGTCGCCGGACACGTGCAACACGACTTCGCCATTCCCATGTGGGTCAAGTTCGCCTGCGCCCTCATGATGGCGCTGGGAACGGCTGCGGGCGGGTGGCGAATCATCAAGACCATGGGGAGCAACCTCGCCAAGCTCACACCGGTCAACGGCTTCGCGGCGCAGGCGACCGCGTCTGGCATCCTCTTCTCCACCGCCTGGCTGGGCATGCCCGTCTCCACGACCCACGTCATCTCCGCCTCCATCATGGGCGTGGGCGCCACGCGTCGCCTCAGCGCGGTTCGCTGGACGGTGGCCGGACGCATCCTGAGCGCCTGGTTCGTGACCCTGCCCGCCGCCGCCAGCGTCTCCGCTCTGATGGTGCTTCTGCTCAAGCCCTTCATCCCCGAGCTCCAATGAGCACGACAAAGCCTTTCGCACGGGTCCCCCGTCCGCAGGAGACCCGACTTCAACGACAAAGAGCCACGCCATGAAATTCAGCCTGTTGCCCAAGGAAGAGAAGTTCTTCGACCTCCTGAAGACGCTCATGCAGAACACGGTCGACGCCACCGACACGTTGCAGGGACTGTGCAAGAGCTGGTCGCCCACCTCGCCCGCCTTCGATCGTCTCGAGTCACTCGACGCCAGCACCGATGACCTGCGTCACGAGATCGTGCGCCAGATCAACACCACGTTCGTGACCCCCATCGACCGTGAAGACATCCACGCCGTCGCAGCCCACATCGCCAGCGCCTTCGGACGGGTTCACGCCTTGACGCTTCGCCTGCAGGTCTACGCCCCCGACACCCTGCCCGAGGCCTGCTCGGTGCTCATCGACCTGCTGACCCAAGCCTCGCAGTGCGCCGCCGAGATGATTCGCGTGCTCCCCTCGTTCAAGGACTGCTCGGCGCCGCGCAAGGAGATGGCCAATATCGAGAAGAAGTCAGATCAGGTCTATCGCGAGGCGCTCGGTGGCCTGTTCATCCCAGGCGCCGACCCGCTCTACGTGATCAAGTGGAAAGACATCTACGAGAGCCTCGAAGACGCCGTCGACGAGTGCGACGATCTCTGCGACCTCGTCGAGTCGATCATCATCAAGCACGGCTAGATCCGGCGTGGCGCACGCCAAGACATCTTTCGCGCACGGAGAAGGAGGGCACCCCCACGCAGGAAGAGCTGATCGACGATCTCGATGAAGGCAGTGCCTTCACCGAGGTGGGCGTGGAGAGCGCCAACGCGATCCACGACCGCCGACAGTTCGAGTCGAAGTTCGACTTCCCGCTCGATCCCGTCCGCACGCCGGACGAGCGATATGCGTACGAGCTCGACGTCTACTTCTTCGTGCCGCGCAGCATGGGGGCGCCCGCCGACATCTATCCAAAAGATCGCTTCTTCGCCAGCCTCACCCACTATCTGCGCATCCACGCCCCAGACACCGTCATCCCTCG
This region of Pseudomonadota bacterium genomic DNA includes:
- a CDS encoding DUF47 family protein; protein product: MKFSLLPKEEKFFDLLKTLMQNTVDATDTLQGLCKSWSPTSPAFDRLESLDASTDDLRHEIVRQINTTFVTPIDREDIHAVAAHIASAFGRVHALTLRLQVYAPDTLPEACSVLIDLLTQASQCAAEMIRVLPSFKDCSAPRKEMANIEKKSDQVYREALGGLFIPGADPLYVIKWKDIYESLEDAVDECDDLCDLVESIIIKHG
- a CDS encoding anion permease codes for the protein MITFTLITVVLLGLAFDYVNGFHDSANSIATVVTTRALSPRNAVIMAAILNFIGAFMFEGVAKTVSKGIVEAHLVDNQAIILTALVGAITWNLLTWWWGLPSSSSHALVGGLVGSALVFRGFNAVMWYDGVWKKVLLPGLVSPCLGLFGGFLVMAAIMWIFRRARPHEMTVGFRYGQLFSASALSLAHGTNDAQKVMGIITLALVAGHVQHDFAIPMWVKFACALMMALGTAAGGWRIIKTMGSNLAKLTPVNGFAAQATASGILFSTAWLGMPVSTTHVISASIMGVGATRRLSAVRWTVAGRILSAWFVTLPAAASVSALMVLLLKPFIPELQ